In Marispirochaeta aestuarii, one DNA window encodes the following:
- a CDS encoding HipA N-terminal domain-containing protein, giving the protein MSLQVFYNTRLAGTLHQYENSRISFEYSRDWADTADSFPISRSIPLSGNYERGTTDHRFFANLLPEAAARETIC; this is encoded by the coding sequence ATGAGTCTGCAGGTTTTTTATAATACCAGACTGGCAGGGACGCTTCATCAATACGAAAACAGCCGGATCAGTTTTGAGTATTCCCGGGACTGGGCCGACACAGCTGATTCGTTTCCGATCTCCCGGAGTATTCCCCTTTCTGGTAACTATGAACGAGGGACAACAGACCACCGCTTCTTTGCCAACCTTTTGCCCGAAGCCGCCGCGCGGGAAACGATATGTTGA